One genomic segment of Stenotrophomonas sp. 704A1 includes these proteins:
- a CDS encoding LolA family protein, with protein MRRLSVLPLLACLLLVACDRAPPPDGSAAPLPVPAADPAQAVLAASQRFAALRSFHAELDVLGAAQPVRAAMDFVAPDRFRVQTLAGPQVIIGDTMFLQADDAIRQVPTPPGLLEQWRNPLPADVPAPALQAEDLGSQALDGVPTRHYRLRGAGGERLEYWVDAQGLPRQIVRSGSNNGKAYQLRLRYSRFNDPDVRIERP; from the coding sequence ATGCGCCGCTTGTCCGTCCTGCCCCTGCTGGCCTGCCTGCTGCTGGTGGCCTGCGACCGCGCGCCCCCGCCTGACGGCAGCGCTGCGCCCCTGCCCGTGCCCGCGGCGGATCCCGCCCAGGCGGTGCTGGCGGCCAGCCAGCGCTTCGCCGCCCTGCGCAGCTTCCATGCCGAACTGGACGTGCTGGGCGCGGCGCAGCCGGTCCGCGCGGCGATGGACTTCGTCGCCCCGGACCGTTTCCGGGTGCAGACCCTGGCCGGGCCGCAGGTGATCATCGGCGACACCATGTTCCTGCAGGCCGACGATGCGATCCGCCAGGTGCCGACCCCGCCGGGCCTGCTGGAGCAGTGGCGCAACCCGCTGCCGGCCGACGTGCCCGCACCGGCCCTGCAGGCCGAAGACCTGGGCAGCCAGGCACTGGACGGTGTCCCCACCCGCCACTACCGCCTGCGCGGCGCCGGCGGCGAGCGCCTGGAGTACTGGGTGGATGCGCAGGGCCTGCCGCGGCAGATCGTGCGCAGCGGCAGCAACAACGGCAAGGCCTATCAGCTGCGGCTGCGCTATTCACGCTTCAACGATCCGGATGTCCGTATCGAGCGGCCCTGA
- a CDS encoding MetQ/NlpA family ABC transporter substrate-binding protein: MKKTLLLPLFAAALALTACGKSGEPSQKLVVAATAVPHAEILDVVKPILKQEGVELDVRVFNDYVQPNDQLVQKQVDANYFQTEPYLDAYNRDRKTDLTKVIGVHIEPFGAYSRKVTSLAELREGADVVIPNDPSNNSRALILLHKAGVIELKDPANALSTQRDIVANPKKLKFRELDSAMLPRVLDQVDLALINTNYALDAGLNPTKDALAIESKDSPYVNFLVARPDNKDDARVQKLAKALTSPQVKTFIETKYKGSVLPAF, from the coding sequence ATGAAGAAGACCCTCCTGTTGCCCCTGTTCGCCGCTGCGCTGGCCCTGACCGCCTGCGGCAAGTCCGGCGAGCCTTCGCAGAAGCTGGTGGTGGCTGCTACGGCCGTGCCGCACGCCGAGATCCTCGACGTGGTCAAGCCGATCCTCAAGCAGGAAGGCGTGGAGCTGGACGTGCGCGTGTTCAACGACTACGTGCAGCCCAACGACCAGCTGGTGCAGAAGCAGGTGGACGCCAACTACTTCCAGACCGAGCCGTACCTGGATGCGTACAACCGCGACCGCAAGACCGATCTGACCAAGGTGATCGGCGTGCATATCGAGCCGTTCGGCGCCTACTCGCGCAAGGTCACGTCGCTGGCTGAACTGCGCGAGGGAGCCGACGTGGTCATCCCGAACGATCCGAGCAACAACAGCCGCGCGCTGATCCTGCTGCACAAGGCCGGCGTGATCGAGCTGAAGGACCCGGCCAATGCGCTGTCGACCCAGCGCGACATCGTGGCCAATCCGAAGAAGCTGAAGTTCCGCGAGCTGGATTCGGCGATGCTGCCGCGCGTGCTCGACCAGGTCGACCTGGCCCTGATCAACACCAACTACGCCCTGGATGCCGGCCTCAACCCGACCAAGGACGCGCTGGCGATCGAAAGCAAGGATTCGCCGTACGTGAATTTCCTGGTCGCACGCCCCGACAACAAGGACGACGCGCGCGTGCAGAAGCTGGCCAAGGCGCTGACCAGCCCGCAGGTGAAGACCTTCATCGAGACCAAGTACAAGGGCTCGGTGCTGCCGGCCTTCTGA
- the glpD gene encoding glycerol-3-phosphate dehydrogenase: MDDIDLLVIGGGINGAGIARDASGRGLKVLLCEQHDLAAHTSSASSKLIHGGLRYLEQGEFGLVRKALGEREVVRRQAPFLVRPLRFVLPWEPHLRPRWMLRAGLWLYDTLGRRSAAFPASRAIDLGRDPLGALLSPHLRQAFSYADAQVDDARLVVLTALDAARRGARILTGTRCVELRPAAGRWQVHLQDRAGHPQTLSARAVVNAAGPWAGGLLERMHARSGGPALRLVQGSHIVLRRPWPGDDACLLQQPDGRVVFLLPFADDHLLVGTTDTDYRGDPARCHVLPAEVDYLCTAANRYLREPLSRAEVVWQFAGVRPLLADPDPQAAKLSRDYRLQLHDGAAPAVHVLGGKLTTFRVLAEEALDLLRPYLPQMGAAWTASGDPLPGSDWGDAGQARSRLQALAPWLAPDTAQRWARAYGSRSAALLQGVRGMDDLGEAFGGGLHAREVAFLRDHEWARCAEDVLWRRSKLGLRLDATQVARLQAWMQGR, translated from the coding sequence ATGGACGACATCGACCTGCTGGTGATCGGCGGTGGCATCAACGGTGCCGGCATCGCCCGTGATGCCAGTGGCCGCGGCCTGAAGGTGCTGCTGTGCGAACAGCACGATCTGGCCGCGCACACCTCCAGCGCCAGCAGCAAACTGATCCACGGCGGCCTGCGCTATCTGGAACAGGGTGAGTTCGGGCTGGTACGCAAGGCACTGGGCGAACGCGAGGTGGTACGTCGGCAGGCCCCCTTCCTGGTGCGGCCGCTGCGCTTCGTGCTGCCCTGGGAACCGCACCTGCGCCCGCGCTGGATGCTGCGTGCCGGGCTCTGGCTGTACGACACGCTGGGCCGCCGCAGTGCCGCGTTCCCGGCATCGCGCGCGATCGACCTGGGCAGGGACCCGCTGGGCGCGCTGCTGTCGCCTCACCTGCGGCAGGCCTTCAGTTACGCCGACGCACAGGTGGACGATGCGCGCCTGGTGGTGCTCACCGCGCTGGATGCCGCGCGGCGCGGCGCACGCATCCTGACCGGCACCCGCTGCGTGGAGCTGCGACCGGCAGCCGGGCGCTGGCAGGTCCACCTGCAGGACCGCGCGGGCCACCCGCAGACGCTGAGCGCGCGCGCGGTGGTCAATGCCGCGGGGCCGTGGGCCGGCGGCCTGCTCGAACGCATGCATGCGCGCAGCGGTGGCCCTGCCCTGCGCCTGGTGCAGGGCAGCCACATCGTGCTGCGTCGTCCCTGGCCGGGCGACGATGCGTGCCTGCTGCAGCAGCCCGATGGCCGCGTCGTGTTCCTGCTGCCCTTCGCCGATGACCACCTGCTGGTGGGCACGACCGATACCGACTACCGCGGCGATCCGGCACGCTGCCATGTGCTGCCGGCGGAAGTGGACTACCTGTGCACGGCGGCCAACCGCTACCTGCGCGAACCGCTGTCGCGCGCTGAGGTGGTCTGGCAGTTCGCCGGCGTGCGCCCACTGCTGGCCGACCCCGACCCGCAGGCGGCGAAGCTGAGCCGCGACTACCGGCTGCAGCTGCACGATGGCGCCGCGCCGGCCGTGCACGTGCTGGGCGGCAAGCTGACCACGTTCCGCGTGCTGGCCGAGGAGGCCCTGGACCTGTTGCGCCCCTACCTGCCGCAGATGGGGGCGGCGTGGACGGCATCCGGCGACCCGCTGCCCGGCAGCGACTGGGGCGATGCCGGGCAGGCGCGATCACGCCTGCAGGCGCTGGCGCCCTGGCTCGCGCCGGACACCGCGCAGCGCTGGGCCAGGGCCTACGGCAGCCGCAGCGCGGCGCTGCTGCAGGGGGTGCGCGGCATGGATGATCTTGGCGAGGCGTTCGGCGGCGGCCTGCATGCGCGCGAAGTGGCATTCCTGCGCGACCATGAGTGGGCACGCTGCGCCGAAGACGTGCTGTGGCGGCGCAGCAAGCTGGGGCTGCGGCTGGACGCGACGCAGGTGGCGCGGCTGCAGGCGTGGATGCAGGGTCGGTAG
- a CDS encoding OmpW/AlkL family protein, which yields MRSIRILSLALLTSAAFAPAAFAQDSSTTDTASGKHFAVVGGVSLLQPKNDPIDGIKKVDGGPAPTVSFSYYINDNWAVELWGAADKFDHRVKGPGNTRLGSVEQQPVALSGQYHFGQADNVFRPFVGVGYFQSAFSNETLADGSSSDIRLKDAKGVIGTVGVDMNINSTWFARADARYMRSRPDVKVGGEKIGEAKMDPWTVGFGIGARF from the coding sequence GCGCTCCATCCGTATCCTGAGTCTCGCCCTGCTGACCTCCGCCGCGTTCGCACCGGCTGCCTTCGCGCAGGACAGCAGCACCACCGACACCGCTTCGGGCAAGCATTTTGCCGTGGTTGGCGGCGTCTCGCTGCTGCAGCCGAAGAATGACCCGATCGACGGCATCAAGAAGGTCGACGGCGGCCCGGCGCCGACCGTGAGCTTCAGCTACTACATCAACGACAACTGGGCCGTTGAGCTGTGGGGCGCCGCCGACAAGTTCGACCACCGCGTGAAGGGTCCGGGCAACACCCGCCTGGGCAGCGTCGAGCAGCAGCCGGTGGCCCTGAGCGGCCAGTACCACTTCGGCCAGGCCGACAACGTGTTCCGTCCGTTCGTGGGCGTGGGTTACTTCCAGTCGGCCTTCAGCAACGAAACGCTGGCTGATGGCAGCAGCTCGGACATCCGCCTGAAGGATGCCAAGGGCGTGATCGGCACCGTCGGTGTGGACATGAACATCAACTCGACCTGGTTCGCCCGTGCCGACGCCCGCTACATGCGCTCGCGCCCGGACGTGAAGGTCGGTGGCGAGAAGATCGGTGAAGCCAAGATGGATCCGTGGACCGTCGGCTTCGGCATCGGTGCCCGCTTCTGA
- the glpK gene encoding glycerol kinase GlpK: MTPRYVLAIDQGTTSSRAILFDRAGDIVGSAQREFAQLFPQPGWVEHDPREILTSVYATLTELLSREQIDPRHIAALGITNQRETTVVWDRASGQPIHNAIVWQSRQSQAICERLRSDGHEALIRERTGLLIDAYFSATKVRWILDHVEGAQQRAERGELLFGTIDSWLVWNLSGGQAHVTDYSNAARTLLFNIHTLGWDDELLALLDIPRAMLPQVRDSSAVYAHTRPQFFFDHPIPIAGIAGDQQAALFGQACFQPGMVKNTYGTGCFMLMHTGTQAVRSRNGLLTTIAWGLDGKVEYALEGSIFIAGSVVQWLRDGLQMIGRASDSQALAAQVPDSAGVYLVPAFVGLGAPYWRSDVRGAMFGLTRGTGKAHFVRAALEAMAYQTRDVLDAMQSDAGIALSELRADGGAISNDFLAGFQADILGVPVLRPRLTETTALGAAYLAGLAVGFWESREQIAAQWGLDRRFAPQMAAAQRERLYAGWQQAVAATLAFHVD; encoded by the coding sequence ATGACGCCCCGTTACGTGCTGGCCATCGACCAGGGAACCACCAGTTCCCGCGCCATCCTGTTCGATCGCGCCGGCGACATCGTCGGCAGCGCGCAGCGCGAATTCGCGCAGCTGTTCCCGCAGCCGGGCTGGGTCGAGCACGATCCGCGCGAGATCCTCACCAGCGTGTACGCCACACTGACCGAACTGCTCAGCCGCGAGCAGATCGATCCGCGGCACATCGCCGCCCTGGGCATCACCAACCAGCGTGAAACCACCGTGGTCTGGGACCGCGCCAGCGGCCAGCCGATCCACAACGCCATCGTCTGGCAGTCGCGGCAAAGCCAGGCGATCTGCGAGCGGCTCCGCTCCGATGGCCACGAAGCGCTGATCCGCGAGCGCACCGGGCTGCTGATCGATGCGTATTTCTCAGCCACCAAGGTGCGCTGGATCCTGGACCACGTGGAAGGCGCCCAGCAGCGCGCCGAGCGTGGTGAACTGCTGTTCGGCACCATCGACAGCTGGCTGGTGTGGAACCTCAGCGGCGGCCAGGCGCACGTGACCGACTACAGCAATGCCGCGCGCACGCTGCTGTTCAACATCCATACCCTGGGGTGGGACGACGAGCTGCTGGCCCTGCTCGACATCCCGCGCGCGATGCTGCCGCAGGTGCGCGACTCCAGCGCGGTATATGCGCACACCCGCCCGCAGTTCTTCTTCGACCACCCGATCCCGATTGCCGGCATCGCAGGCGACCAGCAGGCCGCCCTGTTCGGCCAGGCCTGTTTCCAGCCGGGCATGGTCAAGAATACCTATGGCACCGGCTGTTTCATGCTGATGCACACCGGCACGCAGGCGGTGCGCTCGCGCAACGGCCTGCTCACCACCATCGCCTGGGGCCTGGATGGCAAGGTGGAATACGCCCTGGAAGGCTCGATCTTCATCGCCGGCTCGGTGGTGCAGTGGCTGCGTGATGGCCTGCAGATGATCGGCCGCGCCAGCGACAGCCAGGCGCTGGCCGCACAGGTGCCGGACAGCGCCGGCGTCTACCTGGTACCGGCGTTCGTCGGCCTGGGCGCGCCCTACTGGCGCAGCGATGTACGCGGGGCGATGTTCGGCCTGACCCGGGGCACCGGCAAGGCCCACTTCGTGCGCGCAGCACTGGAGGCGATGGCCTACCAGACCCGCGACGTGCTCGATGCGATGCAGTCCGATGCGGGCATCGCCTTGAGTGAACTGCGCGCCGATGGTGGGGCGATCAGCAACGATTTCCTGGCCGGCTTCCAGGCCGACATCCTGGGCGTGCCGGTGCTGCGGCCACGGTTGACCGAGACCACCGCACTGGGTGCGGCCTACCTGGCCGGGCTGGCGGTCGGTTTCTGGGAAAGCCGCGAGCAGATCGCGGCGCAATGGGGCCTGGATCGGCGCTTCGCGCCGCAGATGGCGGCGGCCCAGCGCGAGAGACTGTACGCAGGGTGGCAGCAGGCCGTTGCCGCCACCCTCGCCTTCCACGTCGATTGA
- a CDS encoding LytR/AlgR family response regulator transcription factor: MRVVIADDEPLARERLRSLLAAQDGVDVVAEAGNGEQALHACAALQPDLVLLDIAMPGLDGLEAARHLASFEPRPAVVFCTAYDAHALSAFEAAAIDYLMKPVRAERLAAAIARARTFLAGRDGQPQHTGGQARSMLCARLRGSLRLIPLDDIHYLQAEEKYVVVHHARGEDLIEESLKSLEEEFASRFVRIHRNCLVARHELVELRRGSGGQVQAVLRHGKQPLEVSRRCVATLKQELRHL; this comes from the coding sequence GTGAGGGTAGTCATCGCCGATGACGAGCCGCTGGCGCGCGAGCGCCTGCGCAGCCTGCTGGCCGCGCAGGACGGGGTGGACGTGGTGGCCGAGGCCGGCAACGGCGAGCAGGCGCTGCACGCGTGTGCGGCGCTGCAGCCGGACCTGGTGCTGCTGGACATCGCCATGCCCGGCCTGGACGGCCTGGAAGCGGCACGCCATCTGGCCAGCTTCGAGCCGCGCCCGGCGGTGGTGTTCTGCACTGCGTACGACGCGCATGCACTGTCGGCCTTCGAGGCGGCAGCGATCGACTATCTGATGAAGCCGGTGCGGGCCGAGCGCCTGGCTGCGGCGATTGCCCGCGCACGCACCTTCCTGGCCGGCCGCGATGGCCAGCCGCAGCACACCGGCGGCCAGGCCCGCAGCATGCTGTGCGCGCGGCTGCGTGGCAGCCTGCGCCTGATTCCGCTGGACGACATCCATTACCTGCAGGCCGAAGAGAAGTACGTGGTGGTGCACCACGCGCGTGGCGAGGACCTGATCGAGGAATCGCTGAAGTCGCTGGAAGAGGAATTCGCCAGTCGCTTCGTGCGCATCCACCGCAACTGCCTGGTGGCGCGCCACGAGCTGGTGGAACTGCGGCGGGGCAGCGGTGGGCAGGTGCAGGCGGTGCTGCGGCATGGCAAGCAGCCGCTGGAGGTCAGCCGCCGCTGCGTGGCGACGCTGAAGCAGGAACTGCGGCATCTGTAG
- a CDS encoding DUF481 domain-containing protein, with the protein MSLRVSLLIPLLLCAPLAHAQDASELAAMSSPWSGSGGELGFASARGNSSTESFNGRLRLRYTDGDWVHSMDLFGLRSSSKVTETNDDGTTTRRNNTTANRYTGSAGSALQLGEHRQLTATVRTERDDFATYDRQSSFGLGYGTRLWNTDRFSFDAQIGPGVRRTHSTEDDRTRTGLIGRGLFDLKYSLTGNTDLINTLLVESGSYNTFGQNDFGVSVSMNEHLALKAGWQARYNSDVAEDKRRTDTLTTMNVVYKFK; encoded by the coding sequence ATGTCCCTGCGCGTGTCCCTGCTGATCCCCCTGCTGCTGTGCGCGCCACTGGCCCATGCGCAGGATGCCTCCGAACTGGCGGCGATGTCCTCGCCGTGGAGCGGCAGTGGCGGCGAGCTCGGCTTCGCCTCGGCCCGCGGCAACAGCAGCACCGAGAGCTTCAACGGCCGCCTGCGCCTGCGCTATACCGACGGTGACTGGGTGCACAGCATGGACCTGTTCGGTCTGCGATCCAGCTCCAAGGTGACCGAAACCAACGATGACGGCACCACCACCCGCCGCAACAACACCACCGCCAACCGCTATACCGGCAGCGCCGGCAGCGCGCTGCAGCTGGGCGAGCACCGCCAGCTGACCGCCACGGTGCGTACCGAGCGCGACGATTTCGCCACCTACGACCGCCAGAGTTCGTTCGGTCTGGGTTACGGCACGCGGCTGTGGAACACCGACCGGTTCTCGTTCGATGCGCAGATCGGCCCCGGTGTGCGCCGCACCCACAGCACCGAAGACGACCGCACCCGCACCGGCCTGATCGGTCGTGGCCTGTTCGACCTGAAGTACTCGCTGACCGGCAACACCGACCTGATCAACACCCTGCTGGTCGAATCGGGTTCGTACAACACCTTTGGCCAGAACGATTTCGGCGTATCGGTGAGCATGAACGAACACCTGGCACTGAAGGCCGGCTGGCAGGCCCGTTACAACAGCGACGTGGCCGAGGACAAGCGCAGGACCGACACGCTGACCACGATGAACGTGGTCTACAAGTTCAAATGA
- a CDS encoding helix-turn-helix transcriptional regulator: protein MDRYERITALHRLLKSARYPVTVATLQDKLGCSRATVYRDLAFLRDALMAPIEGDGEAGFRYLADESDRFELPGLWLSSEELHALLASQHLLARTGGGVLSSVLAPLQQRIEGLLAAQAGVSSWPVDRVRVIPHRGRKFDEASFRSVASAVLERRQLGFEYRARSTDEATKRTVSPQRLTHYRDNWYLDGWDHDREALRSFAVDRIYKARVIDSAARDVADSELDEQLGASYGIFSGAPKGWATILFSAKAARWVADEHWHSKQQGRFLPDGRYELKVPYSVSRELLMDVLHYGSDAEIVEPVMLREQAKALLGLALTNYEHS from the coding sequence ATGGACCGATACGAACGCATCACCGCCCTGCATCGTCTGCTCAAGTCCGCACGCTATCCGGTGACGGTGGCGACCCTGCAGGACAAGCTCGGGTGCTCCCGTGCGACCGTCTACCGCGACCTGGCCTTCCTGCGCGACGCGCTGATGGCGCCGATCGAGGGCGACGGCGAGGCCGGCTTCCGCTACCTGGCCGACGAGAGCGACCGCTTCGAGCTGCCCGGCCTGTGGTTGAGTTCGGAGGAGCTGCACGCCCTGCTGGCCTCGCAGCACCTGCTGGCGCGGACCGGGGGCGGCGTCCTGTCCTCGGTGCTGGCACCGCTGCAGCAGCGCATCGAGGGCCTGCTTGCCGCGCAGGCCGGGGTGTCCAGCTGGCCGGTCGACCGGGTCCGGGTGATTCCGCACCGGGGCCGCAAGTTCGACGAGGCCAGCTTCCGTTCGGTGGCCTCGGCGGTGCTGGAGCGCCGCCAGCTGGGCTTCGAATACCGGGCCCGCTCGACCGATGAAGCGACCAAGCGCACCGTGTCGCCGCAGCGGCTGACCCACTACCGCGACAACTGGTACCTGGACGGCTGGGACCATGATCGCGAGGCCCTGCGCAGTTTCGCGGTGGATCGCATCTACAAGGCGCGGGTGATCGACAGCGCCGCCCGCGATGTCGCCGACAGTGAGCTGGACGAGCAGCTGGGTGCCAGCTACGGCATCTTTTCCGGTGCGCCCAAGGGCTGGGCGACCATCCTGTTCAGTGCCAAGGCGGCGCGCTGGGTGGCCGATGAGCACTGGCATTCCAAGCAGCAGGGGCGCTTCCTGCCCGACGGTCGCTACGAGCTGAAGGTGCCCTACAGCGTCTCGCGCGAACTGCTGATGGACGTGCTGCACTACGGTTCCGATGCCGAGATCGTCGAGCCGGTGATGCTGCGCGAGCAGGCCAAGGCGCTGCTGGGCCTGGCCCTGACCAACTACGAACACTCCTGA
- a CDS encoding sensor histidine kinase, with amino-acid sequence MATGSAAPWMPELCRLPRLAAMLGLAELVVVVLALAPDGSRHWTVGELASASGFALWLALAVSACLCVLRQALSRLPELLGALAAVALAAVIAVACAGIVHALYAVLGDNFTRGIGFWRFTLGSAATTALITALALRYFYVSDRWAAQVQAHARAQADALQARIRPHFLFNSMNLIASLLHRDPAVAERAVLDLSDLFRAALGAGEGDSTLRDECELAERYLSIESLRLGERLQVHWQRDEPLPWELPMPRLVLQPLVENAVLHGISRLPEGGTIELHLACAGDALTITVRNPAPDPQAPGLALAQGAGHAQHSIGHRLAWRFGRAARMTAGWSEGYYACQVTVPIQ; translated from the coding sequence ATGGCCACGGGCAGCGCCGCGCCGTGGATGCCCGAACTGTGCCGCCTGCCGCGGCTGGCGGCGATGCTCGGCCTGGCCGAGCTGGTGGTGGTGGTGCTGGCGCTGGCGCCCGATGGCAGCCGGCACTGGACGGTCGGCGAACTGGCATCGGCCAGCGGCTTCGCGCTGTGGCTGGCGCTGGCGGTCAGCGCCTGCCTCTGCGTGCTGCGGCAGGCGCTGTCGCGGCTTCCCGAACTGCTCGGCGCACTGGCGGCGGTCGCACTGGCTGCGGTGATCGCGGTGGCCTGCGCCGGCATCGTCCACGCGCTGTATGCGGTGCTGGGTGACAACTTCACCCGTGGCATCGGTTTCTGGCGCTTCACCCTCGGCAGTGCCGCCACCACCGCGCTGATCACCGCACTGGCGCTGCGCTATTTCTACGTCAGCGATCGCTGGGCGGCCCAGGTGCAGGCCCACGCGCGGGCCCAGGCCGACGCCCTGCAGGCGCGCATCCGCCCGCATTTCCTGTTCAACAGCATGAACCTGATCGCCAGCCTGCTGCATCGCGATCCGGCGGTGGCCGAGCGCGCGGTGCTGGACCTGTCCGATCTGTTCCGCGCAGCACTGGGGGCCGGCGAAGGCGATTCGACCCTGCGTGACGAATGCGAGCTGGCCGAGCGCTATCTGTCGATCGAATCGTTGCGGCTGGGCGAGCGCCTGCAGGTGCACTGGCAACGCGACGAGCCGCTGCCGTGGGAGCTGCCGATGCCACGCCTGGTGCTGCAGCCGCTGGTGGAAAACGCCGTGCTGCATGGCATCTCGCGCCTTCCCGAGGGCGGCACCATCGAACTGCATCTGGCCTGCGCCGGCGATGCGCTGACGATCACGGTGCGCAATCCGGCGCCGGATCCACAGGCACCCGGGCTGGCCCTGGCGCAGGGGGCTGGCCACGCCCAGCACAGCATCGGCCATCGCCTGGCCTGGCGCTTCGGGCGCGCTGCGCGGATGACGGCTGGCTGGAGCGAGGGCTACTATGCCTGCCAGGTGACGGTGCCGATCCAGTGA
- a CDS encoding alpha/beta hydrolase, with the protein MLQTVEQETGASPQWSVIWLHGLGADGHDFAPIVPELVRPQWPALRFVFPHAPVRPITINNGVPMRGWYDIVGMDFRSRADMAGVRESMAQLDALIEREIGRGIAADHIFLAGFSQGGAVILSAALARTAPLAGLIALSTYLPDAEAATRVDGAVDVPVFMAHGSSDPVIPQAVAAHSAQVLGALGLQVQWHSYPMAHQVCAEEIDALGDWLQARLGVG; encoded by the coding sequence ATGCTGCAAACGGTGGAACAGGAGACCGGCGCCTCGCCGCAGTGGTCGGTGATCTGGCTGCATGGCCTGGGGGCCGATGGCCATGATTTCGCCCCGATCGTGCCCGAACTGGTCCGGCCGCAGTGGCCGGCGCTGCGCTTCGTGTTCCCGCATGCACCGGTGCGCCCGATCACGATCAACAACGGTGTGCCGATGCGCGGCTGGTACGACATCGTCGGCATGGATTTCCGCTCGCGGGCCGACATGGCCGGCGTGCGCGAGTCGATGGCGCAGCTGGATGCGCTGATCGAACGCGAGATCGGACGCGGTATCGCCGCCGATCACATCTTCCTGGCCGGGTTCTCGCAGGGGGGCGCGGTGATCCTCAGCGCCGCGCTGGCGCGGACCGCGCCGCTTGCCGGCCTGATCGCGCTGTCGACCTATCTGCCCGATGCCGAAGCGGCCACCCGCGTCGATGGCGCGGTGGACGTGCCGGTGTTCATGGCCCATGGCAGCAGCGATCCGGTGATCCCGCAGGCGGTGGCCGCGCACAGCGCGCAGGTGCTGGGTGCACTGGGCCTGCAGGTGCAGTGGCACAGCTACCCGATGGCCCACCAGGTCTGCGCCGAGGAAATCGACGCGCTGGGCGACTGGCTGCAGGCCCGGCTGGGCGTGGGCTGA
- the hemC gene encoding hydroxymethylbilane synthase codes for MDTVRIATRKSPLALWQSEHVADRLRQVHPGLHVELVPMSTRGDEVLDRSLAAIGGKGLFLKELELAMLRGEADCAVHSLKDVPMELDAPFALPAMLTRHDPADGFVSNLYASLEALPLGARVGTSSLRRQAQLRALRPDLQLLDLRGNVNTRLAKLDNGGYDAIVLAVAGLERLGLGARIVARLQPPQWLPAPAQGAVAVECDGGNAALMALFARLDDASTRACVEAERAMNRALHGSCHVPVAAIAQWQGQDLHLQGLVGSASDGRAVRAEAVGPASDPDALGQRVAKMLLDAGAGELLNV; via the coding sequence ATGGATACCGTCCGCATCGCCACCCGCAAAAGCCCGCTCGCCCTCTGGCAGAGCGAACACGTCGCCGATCGACTGCGCCAGGTCCACCCTGGCCTGCACGTGGAACTGGTGCCGATGAGCACCCGCGGCGATGAAGTGCTTGACCGCTCGCTCGCCGCCATCGGCGGCAAGGGCCTGTTCCTGAAGGAGCTGGAGCTGGCCATGCTGCGCGGTGAGGCCGACTGCGCGGTGCATTCGCTGAAGGATGTGCCGATGGAACTGGATGCGCCGTTCGCGCTGCCGGCAATGCTGACCCGGCATGATCCGGCCGACGGGTTCGTTTCCAATCTCTATGCATCGCTGGAGGCGCTGCCGCTCGGGGCCCGCGTCGGGACCTCGTCGCTGCGCCGCCAGGCCCAGCTGCGTGCGCTGCGGCCGGACCTGCAGCTGCTGGACCTGCGTGGCAACGTCAACACCCGCCTGGCCAAGCTCGACAACGGCGGCTATGACGCCATCGTGCTGGCCGTGGCCGGGCTGGAACGCCTCGGCCTGGGCGCGCGTATCGTCGCGCGGCTGCAGCCGCCACAGTGGCTGCCGGCACCGGCGCAGGGGGCGGTCGCGGTGGAGTGCGACGGTGGCAACGCGGCATTGATGGCGCTGTTTGCACGGCTGGACGATGCGTCCACGCGTGCCTGCGTGGAGGCCGAGCGGGCAATGAACCGTGCCTTGCATGGCAGCTGCCATGTACCGGTGGCGGCCATCGCGCAGTGGCAGGGGCAGGATCTGCACCTGCAGGGCCTGGTCGGCAGTGCCAGCGATGGCCGTGCGGTGCGCGCCGAGGCCGTGGGGCCCGCCAGCGACCCGGACGCGCTGGGCCAGCGCGTGGCGAAGATGCTGCTGGATGCCGGTGCCGGCGAACTGCTGAACGTCTGA